One part of the Spiroplasma turonicum genome encodes these proteins:
- a CDS encoding lipoprotein gives MKKLLSILASLGILTPIATTVISCGKSENQAEEQEGNENSDVDNSYETALESFKKEVNTIINETVKKESEKWFEEDKQNNNYKFFVYNKMKTYFESYKTDETLNRNLSEIIQNGDNLDNLFNDIAIKVGFNSIKEKVNNLKSKSEYNILTKDIDNLIEIEKKLSDTQDSKSNLAFYDVTETSNNKQKGYILSSNINFSFKVIINSKDGQSKTNYNENSALNYTITSYVGLAEYIENQSKEVKWNLLKKDDNSSIINLSSFENTEEDKFITSFDKIKSNVNDKFNNNEFNNNLIMNLNNTFSEGNLQQFKDFISFEGPTDNNSLINIDQLNDSNQWDYKLQASQSNYSWRTNKSGWNDNNFNDGHLLYNDIFFGNAKNDQTNINNYLKENISNWSSSFIEKVKNDEGFDALTQDKEKIEANLLKLVNIKFVPLSNIKLKIGSFKKDMNEFKIGYGSSVDPKDNFNQLTEESVTFKSIKANVIKGLSTFYETFNFQKYNERIFGIKSDNDLFWNQATKISRLDELADLFSLKSNTPEIISKRNDFLANSNQSTFNFKSSSNYSGSSLSSSSEGLKIYVGYYLTFVDLNLQFDFLNVNIRTDAVYNDTTGKNRYPIVFIPKV, from the coding sequence ATGAAAAAATTATTAAGTATTTTAGCTTCACTAGGTATTTTAACACCTATAGCTACAACAGTGATTTCATGTGGAAAATCTGAAAATCAAGCAGAGGAACAAGAAGGAAATGAAAATAGTGATGTAGATAATTCATATGAAACAGCATTAGAATCATTTAAAAAAGAAGTAAACACAATTATAAATGAAACTGTGAAAAAAGAGTCTGAAAAGTGATTTGAAGAAGATAAACAAAATAATAACTATAAATTCTTTGTTTATAATAAAATGAAGACATATTTTGAAAGTTATAAAACTGACGAAACTTTAAACAGAAATTTATCAGAAATTATACAAAATGGAGATAATTTAGACAATTTATTTAATGATATTGCAATTAAAGTTGGCTTCAACTCAATTAAAGAAAAAGTTAATAATCTAAAAAGTAAATCAGAATACAATATATTAACTAAAGACATAGATAATTTAATTGAAATTGAAAAAAAATTATCAGATACACAAGATAGCAAATCAAATTTAGCTTTTTATGATGTTACTGAAACCTCAAATAATAAACAAAAAGGATACATATTATCTTCAAATATTAATTTTAGTTTTAAAGTCATTATAAATTCTAAGGATGGTCAATCAAAAACTAATTATAATGAAAACTCAGCATTAAATTATACTATTACAAGTTATGTTGGTCTTGCAGAATATATAGAAAATCAATCTAAGGAAGTTAAATGAAATTTATTAAAAAAAGATGATAATTCATCAATTATAAATCTTAGTTCTTTTGAAAACACAGAAGAAGATAAATTTATTACTAGTTTTGATAAAATTAAAAGTAATGTTAATGATAAGTTTAATAATAATGAATTTAATAATAATTTAATAATGAATTTAAACAATACTTTTAGTGAAGGAAATCTTCAACAATTTAAAGATTTCATATCTTTTGAAGGTCCAACTGATAATAATTCTTTAATTAATATTGATCAATTAAATGATTCTAATCAATGAGATTATAAATTACAAGCAAGTCAATCAAATTATTCTTGAAGAACTAATAAGTCAGGTTGAAATGATAATAATTTCAATGATGGACATTTATTATATAATGATATTTTCTTTGGAAATGCAAAAAATGATCAAACAAATATAAATAATTATTTGAAAGAAAATATAAGTAATTGATCATCAAGTTTTATAGAAAAAGTAAAAAATGATGAAGGATTTGATGCTCTAACACAAGACAAAGAAAAAATTGAAGCAAATCTATTAAAATTAGTAAATATTAAGTTTGTTCCATTAAGTAACATTAAATTAAAAATTGGCTCATTCAAAAAAGATATGAATGAATTTAAAATTGGTTATGGGTCTTCGGTTGATCCAAAAGATAATTTTAACCAATTAACTGAAGAATCAGTAACTTTTAAATCAATTAAAGCAAATGTTATAAAAGGTTTGAGTACATTTTATGAAACATTTAATTTTCAAAAATATAATGAAAGAATATTTGGTATTAAATCAGACAATGATTTGTTTTGAAATCAAGCAACAAAAATAAGTAGATTAGATGAATTAGCAGATTTATTTTCATTAAAATCAAATACTCCTGAAATTATATCAAAAAGAAATGATTTTTTAGCAAATTCTAATCAATCTACATTTAATTTTAAATCATCTTCAAACTATAGCGGTTCATCATTATCTTCTTCAAGTGAAGGTTTAAAAATTTATGTAGGTTATTATCTTACTTTTGTCGATTTAAATTTACAGTTTGACTTTTTAAATGTAAATATTAGAACTGATGCTGTATATAATGATACAACTGGAAAAAATAGATATCCTATAGTTTTCATTCCAAAAGTATAG
- a CDS encoding ATP-binding cassette domain-containing protein, with translation MKEIDGDIKFINVNFAYPDKLNKYILKDFNFTFKKGKSYAIVGVTGFGKSTIIKLILRYYDPTNGEIKINK, from the coding sequence TTAAAAGAAATTGATGGTGATATTAAATTTATTAATGTTAATTTTGCATATCCTGATAAATTAAATAAATATATTTTAAAAGATTTTAATTTTACCTTTAAAAAAGGTAAGAGTTATGCAATAGTTGGTGTAACTGGATTTGGAAAGTCAACAATTATTAAATTAATTTTACGATATTATGACCCGACAAATGGAGAAATTAAAATAAATAAATAA
- a CDS encoding ABC transporter ATP-binding protein produces the protein MMIIFSWAIGLLALTIFIISISAMFISFFVTRKKVYKVRNTLTQINGDVTDRLNSIRLIKSSGT, from the coding sequence ATGATGATTATTTTTTCTTGAGCAATTGGTTTATTAGCATTAACAATATTTATAATTTCCATATCAGCAATGTTTATTTCATTTTTTGTAACTAGAAAAAAAGTTTATAAAGTAAGAAATACATTAACACAAATTAATGGTGATGTAACTGATAGATTAAATTCAATTAGATTGATAAAGTCATCTGGAACTTAA